A DNA window from Pungitius pungitius chromosome 1, fPunPun2.1, whole genome shotgun sequence contains the following coding sequences:
- the mib2 gene encoding E3 ubiquitin-protein ligase MIB2 isoform X4, whose amino-acid sequence MEVGMRVVRGLDWKWGNQDDGEGHGGTVVEIGRQGSTTTPDKTVVVQWDSGTRTNYRTGYQGSFDLLLYDNAQIGVRHSNIICDSCKKHGIMGMRWKCKVCFDYDLCTQCYMNNKHDLGHAFERYETAHSQPVCLAPRQNLPRIILKGIFQGVKVVRGPDWDWGNQDGGEGKVGKVVDIRGWDTESGRSVASVTWSNGTTNVYRMGHKGKVDLKYVSDGQGGFYYKDHLPKLGEHAELQRQESADGHSFQQGDKVKCLLEVEILRQMQEGHGGWNPKMAEYICRIGTVHRITDRGDVRVQYSNNIRWTFHPGALTKVNTFGVGELVRVLEDIESVKRLQAGHGEWTDSMAPVLGQAGKVLKVYADGDLRVAFGGQTWTFNPACLSAQTVEVDANLMTAENPNESGSTVISVLEKLLSQSTEQDNPSRLVIEAAHGSANKVRELVLKYPDKVDIKNQGKTALQVAAHQGHMEVVKALLQANSSIEVKDEDGDTALHYTAFGNQAEITRLLLSRGANVNLLNNSMCTALHIAVNKGFTDVVRVLTEHSADVNLQDSYGDTPLHDAIAKDFRNIIEILVLVPNIDFTQQNHRGFNLLHHAALKGNKLATEKILARARQLADVKKEDGFSALHLASLNNHRDVAEILVKEGRCDINIRNNRNQTPLQLAVTQGHTDLVQLLVSEGADVNMEDEDGDTAMHVALLRPQLANVMLSPATATSSTPEESSEGCSSTSLYCRLSASGLLGSSELSVGSAIACFLAQEGADVSYANHKGKSPLDLVADSAMLQLIKSFSEKHRLQRLQAITCGQGLSSASLRRVHTTPNTMTNLVLPMPPGPSECLICSELALLVLFSPCQHSVACEECAHRMKKCIKCQVTITKKIRQVPHCFDIIHVDAPPTTPSTDQTEVDCSPGTENSEQHNLLEQLQSRYRQMEERITCPICIDNHIKLVFQCGHASCIDCSAALKTCPICRQTIRERIQLFV is encoded by the exons ATGGAGGTGGGAATGCGCGTGGTGCGCGGCCTGGACTGGAAATGGGGCAACCAGGACGACGGCGAGGGCCACGGGGGCACTGTGGTGGAGATCGGGCGGCAGGGCAGCACCACGACGCCGGACAAGACGGTGGTGGTGCAGTGGGACAGCGGGACGCGGACCAACTACCGCACCGGCTACCAGGGGTCCTTTGACCTGCTGCTTTATGATAACGCCCAAATCG GTGTGCGTCACTCCAACATCATCTGTGACAGCTGCAAGAAGCACGGCATCATGGGAATGCGATGGAAGTGCAAGGTGTGCTTTGACTATGACCTGTGCACCCAGTGTTACATGAACAACAAGCACGACCTTGGACACGCTTTCGAGCGCTACGAGACGGCGCACTCCCAGCC GGTGTGCTTGGCACCGAGGCAGAACCTCCCGCGGATCATCCTCAAAGGAATCTTCCAGGGGGTTAAAGTGGTTCGTGGACCCGACTGGGATTGGGGCAACCAAGACG GCGGGGAGGGTAAGGTTGGGAAGGTAGTGGACATTCGGGGCTGGGACACAGAGTCCGGTCGCAGCGTGGCCAGCGTCACCTGGTCCAACGGCACCACCAATGTCTACCGAATGGGCCACAAAGGCAAGGTCGACCTCAAATACGTGTCCGACGGCCAAGGAGGCTTCTACTACAAAGACCACCTACCGAAGCTCG GAGAGCATGCCGAGCTGCAGCGCCAGGAGAGTGCTGACGGCCACTCGTTCCAGCAGGGCGACAAGGTCAAATGTCTCCTGGAGGTGGAGATCCTGCGACAGATGCAGGAGGGCCACGGAGGGTGGAACCCCAAAATGGCTGAG TACATTTGCCGGATCGGGACAGTACATAGAATCACTGACCGGGGAGATGTCAGAGTCCAGTACAGCAACAACATCCGCTGGACTTTCCATCCTGGGGCCCTCACCAAG GTGAACACTTTTGGAGTTGGCGAACTAGTCAGAGTATTGGAGGACATCGAGAGTGTGAAGAGACTGCAGGCTGGCCATGGAGAGTGGACAGACAGCATGGCTCCT GTGCTTGGCCAGGCCGGGAAGGTGTTGAAAGTATATGCGGACGGTGACCTGCGGGTGGCGTTCGGAGGACAGACGTGGACGTTCAACCCAGCGTGCCTCTCGGCTCAGACCGTGGAGGTGGACGCCAACCTCATGACAGCCGAGAACCCCAACGAATCTGGAA GTACTGTCATCTCCGTGTTGGAGAAGCTGCTGTCTCAGTCCACAGAGCAGGACAATCCCAGCCGGCTGGTCATTGAGGCCGCACACGGCAGTGCCAACAAAGTGCGAGAGTTGGTGCTGAAGTATCCCGACAAG GTGGATATTAAAAACCAGGGCAAAACGGCCCTGCAGGTTGCTGCCCACCAAGGCCACATGGAGGTGGTGAAGGccctgctgcaggccaacagCTCCATCGAGGTCAAGGACGAAGATGGAGACACAGCATTGCACTACACTGCTTTCGG TAATCAGGCAGAGATCACAAGGCTGTTGCTGAGCAGGGGTGCAAATGTCAACCTCCTTAACAACTCCATGTGCACGGCGCTCCACATCGCCGTCAACAAGGGGTTCACCGACGTGGTGCGAGTGCTGACTGAACATTCAGCTGACGTCAATCTCCAG GATTCATATGGGGACACACCGCTCCATGACGCAATTGCTAAAGATTTCCGAAATATCATCGAGATCTTGGTCTTGGTGCCCAACATTGACTTCACACAGCAGAACCACAGAGGCTTCAACCTGCTGCACCATGCTGCCCTCAAAGGAAACAAACT GGCCACAGAGAAGATCCTGGCCCGAGCGCGGCAGCTAGCGGACGTGAAGAAGGAGGACGGCTTCTCTGCGCTGCACCTGGCCTCCCTCAACAACCACCGGGACGTCGCCGAGATCCTCGTCAAGGAG GGACGCTGCGACATCAACATCCGCAACAACCGGAACCAGACGCCGCTGCAGCTGGCGGTCACGCAGGGCCACACCGACCTGGTGCAGCTGCTGGTGTCCGAGGGCGCCGACGTCAAcatggaggacgaggacggtGATACGGCCATGCACGTGGCCCTCCTCCGCCCGCAGCTGGCCAACGTCATGCTCAGCCCGGCCACGGCAACCAGCAGCACCCCCGAGGAGAGCAGCGAAGGTTGCTCCTCCACATCGCTCTACTGCAGG CTCAGCGCTTCGGGTCTTCTGGGGAGCTCGGAGCTGAGCGTCGGCTCGGCCATCGCTTGTTTTCTCGCGCAGGAAGGGGCTGACGTCAGCTACGCCAACCACAAGGGAAAGAGCCCCCTGGACCTGGTAGCGGACAGCGCCATGCTGCAGCTCATCAAGAGCTTCTCTGAGAAACACAG GTTGCAGCGTCTACAGGCCATCACATGCGGGCAGGGCCTGAGCAGCGCCAGCCTGCGGCGTGTCCACACCACCCCAAACACCATGACCAACCTGGTTCTTCCCATGCCGCCGGGGCCCAGCGAATGCCTCATCTGCTCCGAGCTGGCGCTGCTGGTTCTCTTCAGCCCCTGCCAGCACAGCGTGGCCTGCGAAG AGTGTGCCCATCGAATGAAGAAATGCATCAAATGCCAAGTCACAATCACcaagaaaatcagacaag TTCCTCATTGCTTTGACATCATCCATGTtgacgccccccccaccaccccttccACAGACCAAACCGAGGTGGACTGCAGCCCCGGCACAGAGAACTCGGAGCAGCACAACctgctggagcagctgcagtCTCGCTACCGGCAGATGGAGGAGCGCATCACCTGCCCCATCTGCATCGACAACCACATCAAGCTGGTCTTCCAGTGCGGACACGCCTCCTGCATCGACTGCAGCGCCGCGCTCAAGACCTGCCCCATCTGCCGGCAGACCATCCGCGAGCGCATCCAGCTGTTCGTCTGA